TGTTATTGCATTGAAGCTTCCGATATGCTCTTTCTTTTAGGACTTTTTTATGGTTGACTATGATATAATGATCTATGGGTTCTCTTTTTTATGCCTATATCTAGATATTACTCTATTTGAGCTATTCTTATTATGATCAAATTTTGTTGTTCCAGGTAGCTTAATCGATGATTTTTGTGTTTTCCATGTGGTTTTTCCATTGTGCTTGCTTCTTTATCGGTTttaaattgatgaattcttTATTCTGATGCAGTAAGGGGTTGCCGGTTTTCTTGCTAGAAGATTGAGATTTATAGATAATGCGGTGTAAACTGCATGCTTCATAAGCAAATTTAATGGATGATAATCTGATGGCTGATCCTGATTCGGAGTCCATTTTTCGCTCCGATGCATTGGGTTTACGGCATATTAGCAGCTCACTTTTCAATATTCCTGGTTTCCTGGTTGGGTTTAGCGCTAAGGGTTCTTCAGATTCTGATGCGGTACGAAGTCCTACTTCTCCTCTTGATTTGAGAGTTTTTACGAATCTTAGCAACCCTTTTAGTGTTAGGTCTCCTCAATCGCCATCCCAAAATGGTTACCGGAAGAAATGGGATTGTAATAAGATTGATTTAGGCATTGTGAATTTGCTTGCCGATGAAAATAAACCCAATGGTGAAAAACTCGAGTTTCCAAAGAGAAAGAATATAATATTTAGGCCACGGATGAAGACTGAACTTCCTTGTTCCTCGAGGTATTCACACGAATTCCTCGGAAATTCTATGAAATCCAATTCTTTGCCTAGGAATTACATAATTTCACAACTTTTCCAAGCCAGAAAACCCGAGACCAAGTCCGGAGATTCTAGTCTTGTCTTTGGAAATGAGGAAGTGCCATTAGAAACCAAACCAGATTCCTGGCTTTCCCCTTCCTTTATCGCTTCTACCCAAAGCTCTGATTCGAGTCCCAAAATTTTTTGTTCGGAGAATAGAACCATCGGCATTAATAGTTCACCTCAACTGGTAACTAAGCCAAGTTCACTTCCTACACCCCTTGGCCATACCTCGGGATCTCTCTCCGCGCACGAGATAGAGCTTTCGGAAGATTATACTTGTATCATTTCTCATGGTCCGAACCCAAAAACAACTCGCATTTTTGGTGACTGTATTTTGGAATGTCACAACGATGAGTTGACCAATTTTGATAAAACAGCTGAATTAGTGCCTCGATTCGGTAAGAACACGGAGACATCAAGTGCTTACCCTTCTGATGAGTTCTTGAGCTTCTGTTACTCTTGCAAGAAAAAGTTCGAGAAAGAAGATGACATTTATATGTACAGGTTTATACGATTCAGACCTCTCCTCGTGGACTTTTACTTGATTCCTACCTCATAATAACTGCTGAGgctttttgtttctttccttcCGATACTTGCAGGGGGGAAAAGGCGTTTTGCAGTACTGATTGCCGCTCCGAGGAGATTTTTGCAGAGGAAGAAATGGAGAAAACCGGTAATAAGACTTCCGATGATTCTCCTGAGCATAGTGACAATGAGGATCTCTTCGTAATAGGTATGCCTGTTAACATGTAATGGGCTATAATGACCGACTGCATTTCTGCAAGGCTTCCATGGTAAGATCGATAAACTTTCCGCAAAGCTTTAACACCTCGATCATCTATTCGTAAAGTGCTGTTTATGTGAATTTATTTGCAGCCTTTGATGATCGAGGCATAAATCGCAAGTCGCAGATAGCACAacatagatttttatttataaatccggtgatagatataaatatatagaccGGTGTTgcattataattttgtttagaTGAGTTAGTAGCGGCCGGAAGCCCCGTCTCATCggttttccttttttctaatttatctgTTAGTATCGTTGCTCTCCTGTGAGAGTTGTTGTATAAGCCTCTCAAACTTGAAGAACTCATTGTCAAAACTCGAATGTATGCATCGGTGTTCACTCGATTTAATATGCATTCGCTTTCGGACAACGAAATGGAGATCAAACTTATTTGTCTGCCATAGATTCTAGTTTATGCGTGTTAGTGAGGCTCGTGTTCTGCACATATGATATGTTGTTACGATCTCTAAGGATTCTCAAAACACATGAAAACACATATTCGTATCTTATGTTTGAGTCTGAGTAACATACCTATTGAATGCTCCTTTGaagtttttcattattattttttgctcaTTTGGAAAATACTTTCACATGAAAATCATTGAATAGAATATGGTTTTTGTGGGTCATGATTTAGAGCCGAACAATTAAGcatcattttcaaaacaaagacaaaaaagGCAGTGGTCCAATGGATCATTCATTGAATTTCAGTGGGTGGCTTATTGGTTCAGCAACTATTAAATGTGGGTTCATTTCATGCCCTCCGTAACTCTTTCTGCTACTTATATTTGGTTTCCggtataaattataaactcacaaaaaatattttattttaaaaatatagtttcatatttttatataaaaatgtttttcttttttaaaaattaaaatttttattatgatagaaattttatttttaatataaattttcatattttgatttactcttttataaaattataaaaaatgtttttaccaaaatatttgagtccataattttataagattatgaaatttatttaaaattttatttttatgatattatgtttctatcaaaataatttatttttataagttttgaagttttaatttttttattttaataattttgaaatgacAGGCATCATTGTAAGTTGTAACTTCACCACTGTGACGTGTCAAATATTCATTCAATAACATGAAAAGTTAACATATCGTCACAGGTACTATTTTGTGTAATGTAAacttaattcttaaattttcagTAAAATGAGAATGAGAATGAGAATGATATTGATTTTTGGACACCTTAAATAACTTCaattttccatta
The window above is part of the Gossypium raimondii isolate GPD5lz chromosome 9, ASM2569854v1, whole genome shotgun sequence genome. Proteins encoded here:
- the LOC105799083 gene encoding FCS-Like Zinc finger 10; the protein is MDDNLMADPDSESIFRSDALGLRHISSSLFNIPGFLVGFSAKGSSDSDAVRSPTSPLDLRVFTNLSNPFSVRSPQSPSQNGYRKKWDCNKIDLGIVNLLADENKPNGEKLEFPKRKNIIFRPRMKTELPCSSRYSHEFLGNSMKSNSLPRNYIISQLFQARKPETKSGDSSLVFGNEEVPLETKPDSWLSPSFIASTQSSDSSPKIFCSENRTIGINSSPQLVTKPSSLPTPLGHTSGSLSAHEIELSEDYTCIISHGPNPKTTRIFGDCILECHNDELTNFDKTAELVPRFGKNTETSSAYPSDEFLSFCYSCKKKFEKEDDIYMYRGEKAFCSTDCRSEEIFAEEEMEKTGNKTSDDSPEHSDNEDLFVIGMPVNM